DNA from Brassica napus cultivar Da-Ae chromosome C4, Da-Ae, whole genome shotgun sequence:
TTCTCTCCATATGGAGAGAGTCGGAAGCTGATGAAGAAAGTGATGGTCACCAAACTAATGTCTCCGTCAACGTTGAACAAAACGCTCGGTGATAGAACTCTAGAAGCCGATAATATCGTGACGTATATCTTTAATCTATGCGGATTACAGTCAACGATTAACTCGGTCAACGTGAGGGACGTCGCCTTAACTTATTCCCACGCggtgatgatgaggatgatgttTGGCCAGAGGCATTTTGAAGAACCGGCGGAGGACGGCGGTCTCgggaggaaagaaagagagcaTATGGACGCAATATACCAAGCTATTGATTGTTTTTTCAGCTTTAACATATCGAATTATATATCTTGCCTTAGAGGATGGAACATCGATGGAGAAGAGGCGAAGCTAAGAGGAGCGATCGATATTATCAACAGGTGCAATGATCCCATCATCCACGAGAGAATGCATTTGTGGAGGGATAAAGGTGGAAAAGAGACAGAAGATGATTGGCTCGATACTCTTATCACGCTTAAGAATAACCAAGGAATGTATTTATTCACACTTGATGAGATTAGGGCTCAATGCAAGGTAAGTGATGTTCACACACTTCgcattttttgaaataaaaaattggcttagttaattaattaactaatcTCTTATGCATGTATTATGCTATATGTAGAACATCAATGTTGCAGCAATCGACAATACGATGAATAACGTGGAGTGGACGATAGCCGAGATGTTGAATCATCCAGAGATTCTTGAGAAAGCTATAACGGAGTTGGACATAATAGTTGGTAAAGACAGACTTGTGCAAGAATCAGACATACCACAACTCAACTACATCAAAGCTTGTAGCCGAGAATCTTTCCGACTTCACCCAGTTAATGCGTTCATGCCTCCTCATGGAGCCATCGAAAATACTACTCTCGCTGGTTATTTCATCCCCAAAGgtaacaataacaacaacagcAAAGAAAATAACATTTCTCACGTCGATGACATGCATGCATGGATAGAAAGTGACATCGCTCAGAAACtccttgagtttttttttttttttaaattagataaattaatatttcaattatacaattatttaTGGTATTTTAAAACCACTAAACCAATCATCACTTGCCATTTGTTAATTGGGTTTCTTAAAATTGTTAGACCATCTCCTATATGTTATGTTATTTTTAcctataaaatacaaaaacgaTAAAGTCTACCCTAACGTATACTTCTAAATTAACAATTTCTAGTTATAGAATAAAAGATAGGAAATTGTTATTTATTCCTCACtaatagaaaaaatagaatttttagaataaaaaatatagatgaGTTGGATCAATTTTACATCTAaatgttattataaaaattaaaatagcaaTGAGTTGGAGATTTTCTTAGAGAATATATTTATCTGGACGTGGAAGAGCCTTAATTTCCCTCTTTCATGCTATTTCCTTTGtttcaatatttataataatgaaAGACTCACTAAAAACCCCTGATAGAGATatcctaagagcatgattaacccataacccatttgggtttcttattcattattttagtaattaaaactaattaagaACCTTAGTTAAATCATGTCTTAATTTTGGGTCTCCCCAATGGTAGTCTTCTATTTTCtgggttcttaattttttcatTCTATGCATTGAAACCTTGTCATCCAAGAAAATTACATCAACAACACATCCATTAACTCTCGACACTAAAGCACATTGTTACTTGACTATTCTAACACTTACGTTCTATCTAAGACAAAGAAAAGATCGTAGTTTTAAAATCAGTTTTCACCTGAAAACCTTTCCCATGAGTGATCCCAGTGACATCAACAATACTAAACCACCACGAGCTATCAATCACTCATGAAGCTCTGAAATGACCCAACACAGGCATCGTCATTCTGCAATGCTTCTGTCATTTTTGCTTCCTCTAAAGGCTTTTGCAGAAGAATAGACTATGATCTGCAAGTTTTCAATACAAGCAATGTGATTACAGTGCGACCTTGCCTCTTCAAGCTAGGAGCAGCGTCAAGCTCAAGAAGCAGCCTCGTCTGACGCCATAGAGAGTGCGACCTTGCCTCTTCAAAGCATAAACAACATCCATAAAATTAACTTTAGACCCCTGGTAGTTATAAAACATACAAAATCAGATTGAAACATCGCGCATTACACTCTTACAAAATCAAGTGAATGATTTGACGAATTCAAAAACCTTGGTTTAGAAGTGATCCAGTGATCCACAGCTTCATGTTAGGCGAGTTCAAGCTCTGTTTGAAACATGTCCCCTGTAACCAGGAAACAAGCAAACTCGGTAATTAGTAAACGTATGTCTCGATCGGACTTGCAGAAACCAGAAGAAAATAAAGCAGAGCGACGACTGCTAAAATCCTCATCGGCTTTAGGATCTCCTGAATCGGAAGAAGGAGACTCCGATGAGCCAACGGGGTTTCTGTAATCCTTTCCGGAACCACCTGTTTCGGTTCTATCTCCACTGGGAGCAGTATCGGCGAGATTAAGCAGCTCGGGAGCTCTATGGCAATCGTCGAGCAGATTCTGCAACGGGAGCTCTatggtaatttttatttttaattctaattaaATTAAGAACCCACCTAAAAACCTAGCGATAATGATGGTCTAACACTCTGACAATAGGTACAATAGGTGATGCGCCAAGGCCcacaagaaaacaagaaaaaaagaggTCCAAAGATATATTTACATAGCAAagctaaaaacatataataattacagggaaaatattttaataaaaatataaaacagaaGGATACAATCATAAACTCCTAGCAAATTTACATACATCATATGACTAAGGGCAAACCTAGAATATATTATTTCTGGTtatctaacaatactaaaagcagGATATTAAGCTCTCTAAGCACATCCACGTAGGATTGAAAATTCAGGCCATTCAGAGATTGACTTTCTGCCACGTCATTTATTTCCTGGATCTAAACCGAAGGTCCTATTTTGAGATCCATCGTCAAACCCTTCATCTTCCTGCACTTTCTTTCATCAAacgtataaaaaaaatatcactcaCGAATAGATCAATGTTACATTTCCTTCACTCTTTAAGGAAAAACCACATTCAACACACAATTTTGCCTTCAGTTCCAAATTAAATCCCTTCTAAACATCTCTCTATTACATCTACCCTTTCATTTCAATCTGAATCCAGCCGTTTCATGTATCTATGAAAGCTCTCCTATAAATTTAGGGCCAAACACAACTAAACCCTCACCACAATCCACCGCAAAAACATGCCGTCAGCAGATTCGTCTTTCTCAATTCCCGTCTTCCTTTATTGCTGATCTTTATCATGATTTATGTCTAGGGTTCATACATCTCCCTCGACAGTCTCCATCTGGATTGATTCAACGTATTGGATTGCAT
Protein-coding regions in this window:
- the LOC106391752 gene encoding dihomomethionine N-hydroxylase-like; its protein translation is MNVISPYCFIFALFSVTLVLSLAIRYLRKPKGDQLPPGPTGWPIIGNLSQMVKNRPTHLWIHRVMKDMQTEIACFRFAGVHVITVTSSEIAREVLREKDEALADRADSYSSNLISHGYKDIIFSPYGESRKLMKKVMVTKLMSPSTLNKTLGDRTLEADNIVTYIFNLCGLQSTINSVNVRDVALTYSHAVMMRMMFGQRHFEEPAEDGGLGRKEREHMDAIYQAIDCFFSFNISNYISCLRGWNIDGEEAKLRGAIDIINRCNDPIIHERMHLWRDKGGKETEDDWLDTLITLKNNQGMYLFTLDEIRAQCKNINVAAIDNTMNNVEWTIAEMLNHPEILEKAITELDIIVGKDRLVQESDIPQLNYIKACSRESFRLHPVNAFMPPHGAIENTTLAGYFIPKVIE